In Oryza sativa Japonica Group chromosome 3, ASM3414082v1, one DNA window encodes the following:
- the LOC4333079 gene encoding elongation factor 1-delta 2, producing MAITLSNVNSEAGLQKLDEYLLTRSYISGYQASKDDMTVFTSLPSAPAASYVNVTRWYDHISALLRSSGVTAEGEGVKVESTACSVSPTADQKAPAADEEDDDDVDLFGEETEEEKKAAEERAAAVKASGKKKESGKSSVLLDVKPWDDETDMAKLEEAVRNVKMEGLLWGASKLVPVGYGIKKLQIMMTIVDDLVSVDSLIEDYFYTEPANEFIQSCDIVAFNKI from the exons ATGGCGATTACTTTGTCCAATGTCAACTCTGAGGCAGGCCTCCAGAAGCTTGATGAGTACCTCCTTACTCGCAGCTACATCAGTGG GTACCAGGCTTCAAAGGATGACATGACTGTTTTCACCTCACTTCCTTCTGCTCCCGCAGCAAGCTATGTCAATGTCACAAGGTGGTATGATCACATCAGTGCTCTCCTAAGATCCAG TGGAGTTACCGCAGAGGGTGAAGGTGTGAAGGTTGAGTCAACTGCTTGTTCTGTGTCTCCAACTGCTGACCAAAAG GCACCAGCAgctgatgaagaagatgatgacgaTGTTGATCTGTTTGGTGAGGAGActgaagaggagaagaaagcagCAGAAGAACGGGCCGCAGCTGTCAAGGCTTCTGGAAAGAAGAAAGAAT CTGGGAAATCATCGGTTCTGCTAGATGTAAAGCCATGGGATGACGAAACAGACATGGCAAAGCTTGAGGAAGCTGTGAGGAATGTGAAGATGGAGGGCCTGCTCTGGGGTGCAT CCAAACTTGTACCAGTTGGATATGGCATCAAGAAGTTGCAAATTATGATGACCATTGTGGACGATCTTGTTTCTGTGGACAGTCTCATTGAGGATTATTTTTACACGGAACCAGCTAATGAGTTTATTCAGAGTTGTGACATTGTTGCTTTCAACAAAATCT AA